The Nitrospira sp. genome has a segment encoding these proteins:
- the dprA gene encoding DNA-protecting protein DprA yields MEEAFLTAWLSLHAIDGVGDRTLLKLIHAFGSPGAVLHAASDELVAAGCSSELADAIRRGPPAEIRRQIDRQIAYAVRHKIQTLRFFDDDYPARLKAIPDPPPLLYVSGALSPQDAVAVAIVGGRRATPVGRVMTEEIAKDLAECGVTIVSGLARGIDAAAHRGALAGKGRTIAVLGCGIDRTYPSEHQTLRRTIESHGAILSELPIGAAPQSHHFPRRNRIISGLSLGVLVSEATTDSGSLITAKLALEQGRDVFAVPGSIKEEACRGSNRLIKEGAKLIESARDILDEILPQVDARQRTMLRLDRTVVDPVAPLRHEEARVYEALSYEARSVDMLIERTGLSAAQVVATLLSLELGGRIRQLPGQQYIRL; encoded by the coding sequence GAGATCGGACGTTACTGAAGCTCATTCACGCCTTTGGATCACCTGGTGCCGTGCTGCATGCCGCCAGTGATGAGTTGGTTGCAGCAGGGTGCAGCTCAGAATTAGCGGACGCGATTCGTCGGGGGCCGCCGGCGGAGATTCGTCGGCAGATCGATCGTCAGATTGCCTACGCTGTACGCCACAAGATTCAGACTCTGAGGTTCTTCGACGATGACTATCCGGCACGATTGAAAGCGATTCCTGACCCGCCACCGCTGTTATACGTGAGCGGAGCGCTGTCGCCCCAGGATGCGGTGGCGGTGGCCATTGTGGGCGGACGACGGGCGACTCCTGTTGGAAGAGTGATGACGGAAGAGATCGCAAAGGACCTCGCGGAATGCGGCGTGACTATTGTGAGTGGTTTGGCGCGTGGGATCGACGCGGCGGCTCATCGAGGCGCACTTGCAGGCAAGGGGCGAACGATTGCGGTATTGGGTTGTGGCATCGATCGAACCTATCCGTCTGAACATCAGACGCTCCGGCGGACGATCGAATCACACGGTGCCATTCTCTCGGAATTGCCGATCGGTGCGGCTCCCCAAAGTCACCACTTTCCACGGAGAAATCGGATCATCAGCGGGTTGTCGCTGGGGGTCTTGGTCAGCGAGGCGACAACCGATAGCGGGTCATTGATCACTGCAAAGTTGGCATTAGAGCAAGGACGGGACGTGTTTGCAGTGCCAGGTTCCATTAAAGAAGAAGCTTGTCGAGGGTCAAATCGCTTGATCAAGGAGGGAGCGAAACTCATCGAAAGTGCGCGAGACATTCTGGATGAGATTCTGCCCCAAGTCGATGCGCGACAACGGACCATGTTGCGGTTGGATCGCACGGTGGTGGATCCGGTGGCTCCGTTGCGTCACGAAGAGGCCAGGGTCTACGAGGCGCTGTCTTATGAGGCACGGTCGGTCGATATGCTTATTGAGCGCACCGGGTTGAGTGCGGCACAGGTCGTCGCAACATTACTCTCTCTCGAGTTGGGAGGGCGCATCCGTCAGTTGCCTGGTCAGCAATACATCCGTCTCTAG
- the topA gene encoding type I DNA topoisomerase: protein MAKNLIIVESPTKARTITKYLGRGYTVMASVGHVKDLPTSKLGVDLENDFEPQYVTIKGKSKVLSEIKKKAEEADKVFLAPDPDREGEAIAWHLEQELLGKSKKKKQEGKIFRVLFNEITQSAIKRALQSPGEIDMNLVNAQQARRVLDRIVGYQGSQLLWNKVRRGLSMGRVQSVAMRLICEREAEREAFRAEEYWSITALLAGTDPPSFEAKLHSIDGGEASIEHAEQAGRIVGEVQGKTFVVQSIERREKKRNPVAPFITSRLQQEASRKLHFSPKKTMTLAQQLYEGIEIGAEGATGLITYMRTDSPRISNEAMADAREVIQSRFGAEYLPATPNVYKTSKAAQEAHEAIRPTSAARDPESIRQYLEQDQYNLYKLIWNRFIASQMVPAILDVTRIDSSPVGTTTRYIFRSTGTVVKFPGHTIVYMEGVDKEAPSQKPKADQEADDDERQLPSLSEGEQLRLVEQEAQTVPGLLSKQHFTQPPPRYNEALLIKELEEKGIGRPSTYAAIISTIQDRKYVEKTEGRLVPTETGKTVNDFLLKGFPQLINVDFTSQLEEQLDAVEEGNKQWVAAVRDFYAPFTMEMERAKTIPGPKDIVEPPTNIPCEKCGRMLEIKWGRNGKFLACPAYKDDPPCKNTQNFEKLPDGTIKIVPKEEITTDQKCDKCGSPMVVKTGRFGKFIACSAYPQCKTTKPLALGVKCPQPDCGGDLVQKRTKKGRSFFACSNYPKCEYALWDRPIPKACPTCQAPFLVEKVSKQDGRSVQCRNQECGYREAG, encoded by the coding sequence ATGGCAAAAAATTTGATTATCGTTGAGTCGCCGACGAAGGCGAGGACGATTACAAAATATCTGGGCCGCGGTTATACGGTGATGGCGTCGGTCGGACACGTCAAAGACTTGCCAACCAGTAAGCTGGGCGTGGATCTTGAGAACGATTTTGAGCCGCAGTACGTCACGATCAAAGGCAAGTCGAAAGTCTTGTCCGAAATCAAGAAGAAAGCGGAAGAGGCAGATAAGGTCTTTCTGGCACCGGACCCCGATCGCGAAGGGGAAGCCATCGCCTGGCATCTTGAGCAAGAGTTGCTCGGAAAGTCGAAGAAGAAAAAGCAGGAAGGAAAGATCTTCCGGGTGTTGTTTAACGAGATCACGCAATCGGCGATCAAACGCGCGCTGCAATCGCCAGGCGAGATCGATATGAACCTTGTCAATGCGCAGCAGGCTCGCCGCGTTCTGGACCGCATTGTCGGCTATCAAGGTAGTCAGTTGCTCTGGAACAAGGTGCGCCGCGGTCTCAGCATGGGGCGGGTGCAATCGGTTGCGATGCGGTTGATTTGTGAGCGCGAAGCGGAGCGGGAGGCTTTTCGAGCCGAAGAGTACTGGTCGATCACCGCGCTCCTGGCCGGTACCGATCCGCCTTCGTTTGAAGCCAAACTCCATAGTATCGATGGCGGAGAAGCTTCGATTGAACATGCCGAACAGGCTGGTCGCATCGTCGGCGAGGTTCAAGGCAAGACATTCGTCGTTCAATCGATTGAACGACGCGAAAAGAAGCGCAACCCTGTTGCACCGTTCATTACCAGTCGGCTGCAGCAGGAAGCGTCGCGCAAGTTACATTTCTCGCCGAAGAAGACTATGACGTTGGCGCAACAGTTATACGAAGGGATCGAAATCGGTGCCGAGGGGGCGACAGGGTTGATCACCTACATGCGAACAGACTCGCCGCGTATTTCCAATGAGGCGATGGCTGATGCACGGGAGGTGATTCAGTCGCGGTTTGGAGCAGAGTATCTTCCGGCTACGCCGAATGTGTACAAGACCTCGAAAGCGGCACAGGAAGCGCATGAGGCGATCAGGCCGACGTCAGCGGCCCGTGATCCTGAGTCGATCCGCCAGTATTTGGAACAAGACCAGTACAATCTGTACAAGCTGATCTGGAATCGATTTATTGCATCGCAGATGGTGCCGGCGATCTTGGATGTGACCCGCATCGATTCATCCCCGGTTGGCACGACCACTCGGTACATTTTCCGCTCGACGGGAACCGTCGTGAAGTTTCCGGGACATACCATCGTCTATATGGAGGGTGTCGATAAGGAAGCCCCCTCGCAAAAGCCCAAGGCTGACCAGGAGGCAGACGACGACGAACGTCAGCTGCCGTCACTCTCAGAAGGGGAGCAGTTGCGGCTTGTGGAACAGGAGGCGCAAACGGTACCGGGGTTGCTCTCGAAACAACATTTTACACAGCCACCACCGCGATACAACGAAGCGTTGTTGATCAAGGAACTGGAGGAAAAAGGGATCGGGCGCCCGTCGACCTATGCGGCAATTATTTCTACCATCCAAGACCGCAAGTATGTGGAGAAAACCGAAGGGCGATTGGTTCCAACGGAGACGGGGAAAACGGTCAATGATTTTCTGCTCAAGGGATTTCCTCAGCTCATCAACGTCGATTTCACTTCACAGCTTGAAGAACAGCTGGATGCCGTGGAAGAAGGCAATAAGCAGTGGGTGGCGGCGGTTCGAGATTTTTACGCGCCGTTCACCATGGAAATGGAGCGCGCCAAGACGATTCCAGGTCCCAAAGATATCGTCGAGCCACCGACCAATATTCCTTGCGAGAAGTGCGGTCGGATGTTGGAGATCAAGTGGGGGCGCAATGGGAAGTTTCTCGCCTGTCCGGCCTATAAAGACGATCCACCGTGCAAGAATACCCAAAACTTCGAGAAGCTGCCGGACGGGACGATCAAAATTGTGCCGAAAGAGGAAATTACCACTGATCAGAAGTGCGACAAATGCGGTAGTCCCATGGTGGTGAAGACCGGACGCTTCGGGAAGTTCATCGCTTGTTCCGCTTATCCACAGTGCAAGACGACGAAACCGTTGGCACTCGGCGTGAAATGTCCCCAGCCGGATTGCGGAGGTGATCTGGTGCAGAAGCGGACGAAGAAAGGCCGATCATTCTTCGCCTGCAGTAACTATCCGAAGTGTGAATATGCCCTATGGGATCGTCCGATCCCCAAAGCCTGCCCCACTTGTCAGGCTCCGTTCCTGGTGGAGAAAGTCAGCAAACAGGATGGCCGGAGTGTGCAATGTCGCAATCAGGAATGCGGTTACCGCGAAGCGGGGTAA
- a CDS encoding acyloxyacyl hydrolase: MAWSLPAVADDSSSTWVGRQTVGLVIGGMLPVRLLASQSSKLNGVAVHPSWQVTLTDPIGESWWSGAMALGAEAALLGITEPTGAYGIGFTPKVIYTFTSFGPLQPYIEGGGGPLWTNFDGRIREQGSDFNFLVWGGAGANYELTPRWALNIGVRFSHISNSGLDTPNSGLNCLLPFAGISTRLF; the protein is encoded by the coding sequence ATGGCCTGGTCCTTGCCGGCTGTTGCGGATGATTCGTCTTCGACATGGGTTGGAAGGCAGACGGTTGGGCTCGTGATTGGTGGGATGTTGCCGGTTCGCTTGTTAGCGTCGCAGTCCTCAAAACTTAACGGGGTCGCGGTCCATCCTTCGTGGCAGGTGACGCTGACTGATCCGATTGGGGAAAGCTGGTGGAGTGGCGCAATGGCACTGGGGGCGGAAGCCGCACTCCTAGGCATTACGGAACCGACCGGGGCCTACGGGATCGGATTCACACCAAAAGTTATCTACACGTTTACCTCATTTGGCCCACTCCAGCCGTACATTGAAGGCGGTGGTGGCCCACTCTGGACGAATTTCGACGGCCGTATTCGGGAACAAGGATCGGATTTCAATTTTCTGGTCTGGGGTGGGGCCGGTGCGAATTATGAGTTGACCCCACGATGGGCGTTGAACATTGGAGTCCGCTTTAGCCACATCTCCAATAGTGGTTTAGATACTCCGAATAGTGGGCTCAATTGCCTGCTGCCGTTTGCCGGCATTTCTACCAGGCTTTTTTGA
- a CDS encoding M20/M25/M40 family metallo-hydrolase → METLRQLVTIESGSRDREGLDHLATLIGQRLERLGAHVQFRELPSAEIYRLFDTPEVLGKIVIGRFQGTGSRKIMLMAHMDTVYPRGTLAARPFRIEGSRAYGPGIADDKGGIAAILHAISVLNAMDFREVGALTVVLNGDEEVSSPASRALIQRLAAEHDVVLSCEPPLSRKDEITLATSGIGLAMLTVKGKAAHAGVNPELGRNAIMELAHRVLQANDLSDSERRIKFNWTLMNGGQVRNMIPGLATALADVRVNRLIDLTFIEQRYRERIAMQAPLVPDTTVEIGFEPRRPPLEPTDASRALARTAQVIYAELGRTLNVDESGTGGGTDAAFAAVSGRPAVAESFGLMGNGFHSSDEEYLELDSIEPRLYLLVRLIMETSRASKG, encoded by the coding sequence ATCGAGACGCTGCGGCAGCTTGTCACTATTGAGTCCGGTAGCCGAGACAGGGAAGGGTTGGATCACCTCGCAACGTTAATCGGCCAACGATTGGAGCGGCTTGGCGCGCACGTTCAATTTCGCGAACTGCCTTCTGCGGAGATCTATCGTCTCTTTGATACGCCTGAGGTCTTGGGCAAGATCGTCATCGGTCGCTTTCAGGGGACCGGCTCCCGGAAGATTATGCTCATGGCCCATATGGATACGGTCTATCCACGAGGCACGCTTGCCGCGAGGCCGTTTCGGATTGAGGGGAGTAGAGCCTATGGCCCAGGAATCGCGGACGATAAAGGCGGCATTGCGGCGATCCTCCATGCCATTTCAGTCCTGAACGCGATGGACTTCCGTGAAGTTGGAGCGCTGACGGTGGTGCTCAACGGTGATGAGGAAGTGAGCTCACCGGCTTCACGCGCCCTTATTCAACGACTCGCCGCCGAGCATGATGTGGTGTTGTCCTGCGAGCCACCCTTAAGCAGGAAGGACGAGATCACGCTCGCCACAAGCGGCATTGGTCTCGCGATGCTGACCGTGAAAGGTAAGGCGGCTCATGCCGGTGTGAATCCGGAACTGGGGCGGAACGCCATTATGGAACTCGCCCATCGCGTGCTACAAGCGAACGATCTGTCCGATTCTGAACGGCGCATCAAGTTCAACTGGACCCTCATGAACGGTGGTCAGGTGCGCAACATGATTCCTGGCTTAGCCACCGCCTTGGCCGATGTGCGGGTGAATCGGCTAATCGATCTCACGTTTATCGAACAACGCTACCGCGAACGGATTGCGATGCAGGCCCCGCTCGTGCCCGATACTACCGTTGAGATAGGTTTCGAACCGCGCCGACCACCACTGGAACCCACCGATGCCTCGCGGGCGCTGGCCCGGACTGCCCAGGTGATCTATGCCGAGCTTGGCAGAACCTTAAACGTCGATGAGAGTGGGACGGGAGGAGGGACTGATGCCGCGTTCGCTGCTGTGTCCGGCAGGCCAGCCGTTGCGGAAAGCTTCGGCTTGATGGGCAATGGTTTTCACTCGTCAGATGAAGAGTACCTGGAGCTCGATTCGATCGAGCCACGACTTTATCTCCTCGTACGACTCATCATGGAAACCTCGCGGGCATCGAAAGGGTGA
- a CDS encoding TCR/Tet family MFS transporter has translation MSHQSVTGPPRQAAVLFILITVLLDMLSFGIIIPVLPKLVEEFFSGDTARAAVLYGLMGTAWAFMQFFCSPIQGALSDRFGRRPVVLLSNLGLGLDYIVMALAPNVAWLVVGRVISGMASSSFSTAGAYIADVTPPEQRAAAFGKIGMVFGLGFIFGPALGGWLGATDPRLPFWGAAALSLLNACYGYFVLPESLHPGKRMPFSWARANPVGSLVLLRSHHELFGLATVAFFGYLAHAVLPSVSVLYMGYRYGWGPASVGLMMAGVGVAAMIVQGGLIRPITARFGERTTLLFGLSCGAIGFSVYGIAPEGWIFCLGIPVMAFWGLAGPANQSLMTRLISSSEQGQLQGAIASINGMTGMIGPTLFTQTFAFFIRSDSGLSSQYSTLNTSLDLPGAPFILASLMLLSAAVIAWRTTKTAR, from the coding sequence ATGAGCCACCAATCGGTCACAGGACCACCGCGCCAAGCAGCAGTCCTCTTCATTCTCATCACCGTGCTGCTCGACATGTTGTCGTTCGGCATCATCATTCCGGTGCTGCCGAAACTCGTCGAGGAGTTTTTCTCTGGTGATACCGCACGGGCAGCTGTCCTCTACGGGTTAATGGGAACGGCTTGGGCGTTCATGCAGTTCTTCTGTTCGCCGATCCAGGGTGCGCTGTCAGACCGATTTGGCCGGCGTCCGGTCGTTCTGCTGTCCAATCTGGGCTTGGGTCTCGACTACATCGTGATGGCGCTCGCACCGAACGTTGCCTGGCTCGTCGTAGGCCGCGTCATCTCCGGGATGGCCTCCTCCAGCTTCAGTACTGCAGGCGCGTATATCGCTGACGTCACACCGCCGGAGCAGCGAGCGGCGGCGTTCGGCAAGATCGGCATGGTCTTCGGGCTCGGTTTCATCTTCGGTCCCGCCTTAGGTGGCTGGCTTGGTGCAACCGATCCTCGCCTGCCATTCTGGGGTGCAGCGGCACTCAGTCTTCTGAATGCCTGTTACGGATACTTTGTGCTCCCAGAATCCCTACACCCAGGAAAACGGATGCCGTTTTCCTGGGCGCGGGCCAACCCGGTCGGTTCGCTTGTGCTACTCCGCTCGCACCATGAGCTCTTCGGTCTTGCGACCGTTGCGTTCTTTGGCTATCTGGCTCACGCGGTGTTGCCGAGTGTATCGGTGTTGTATATGGGCTATCGCTATGGGTGGGGACCAGCCAGCGTCGGGTTGATGATGGCGGGCGTTGGCGTGGCGGCAATGATTGTGCAAGGTGGGCTGATCCGTCCGATCACCGCTCGGTTTGGTGAACGTACGACGCTCTTGTTTGGGTTAAGTTGTGGAGCGATCGGCTTCTCCGTCTATGGCATCGCACCAGAAGGCTGGATCTTCTGTCTTGGTATTCCCGTGATGGCCTTCTGGGGGCTCGCCGGTCCCGCCAATCAATCGCTGATGACGCGCCTTATCAGTAGTTCAGAGCAAGGCCAGCTGCAGGGGGCCATCGCTAGCATCAACGGCATGACCGGCATGATCGGCCCAACGCTCTTCACGCAGACCTTCGCTTTCTTCATCCGATCTGATTCCGGTCTCAGCTCTCAATACTCAACCCTCAATACCTCTCTGGATCTTCCAGGTGCGCCATTCATCCTTGCCTCACTCATGCTCCTCAGCGCCGCCGTGATTGCTTGGCGGACGACGAAAACGGCGAGATAG
- a CDS encoding MarR family transcriptional regulator, with the protein MRLVRLLRESQSATSGTWRISLKWLNEYQKELSDLGVTPAQARALLYLQRNPDSSVQQCAQVFGVVGSTMSHLVRGLHHKGWINKQRSSQDDRHVLLALTPKGHILTWLLHKQLNARLPLTAAS; encoded by the coding sequence ATGAGACTTGTACGGCTGCTCCGAGAATCACAGTCTGCGACCTCAGGTACGTGGCGAATCAGTCTAAAGTGGTTGAATGAGTATCAAAAGGAACTGTCTGATCTTGGGGTCACCCCTGCTCAAGCCCGTGCCTTGCTCTATCTCCAGCGAAATCCCGACAGCTCTGTTCAGCAGTGTGCCCAAGTATTTGGTGTGGTTGGCTCAACAATGAGTCACCTCGTCCGTGGCTTACATCACAAGGGCTGGATCAACAAACAGCGTTCGTCACAGGATGATCGACATGTACTTCTCGCCCTGACCCCGAAAGGCCACATACTGACATGGCTGCTCCACAAACAGCTCAATGCACGGCTCCCTCTCACCGCAGCGTCTTAA
- a CDS encoding dicarboxylate/amino acid:cation symporter translates to MATPPSEGPICGWETIPLYGRIVIALVLGVIAGLMLGTQASVLAIPGKLVLRLLGALAPALILAAIIHTFMTTQLGGPLAVRLPRLLFLNTLVAITIGLTVVNVIQPGQGAGLTPPPSHEETTKTANPLALFLENVPKSLLGPLGDDGKVIAVIFIAVAFGMALRKERERPIGTVGHLLELFLESLITILHWIIAVVPLAVFGIVASIVGTEGFVQFKALGVFVVSVLLGLTIQAAYYLVRVRFGSWVSPGQLLRGGRDALVMAFSTASSTATMPVTYAALKDRVGLREQSASMGALVGANFNNDGTALYEAMAALFVAQMIGMDLSLQQQLMVVLTSIIASVGAAGIPEAGLVTMTMVFTAVGLPVQYIPILLTVDWFLDRCRTAINVMGDMNVSCLLDGKQRRET, encoded by the coding sequence ATGGCCACGCCACCAAGTGAGGGGCCGATCTGCGGGTGGGAGACGATCCCGCTCTATGGGCGCATCGTTATTGCCTTGGTTCTCGGTGTGATAGCAGGGCTGATGCTTGGCACTCAGGCCTCAGTCCTTGCTATTCCAGGGAAGCTGGTATTGCGTCTCCTCGGTGCGCTTGCGCCGGCGCTTATTCTTGCGGCAATTATTCACACGTTTATGACGACGCAGCTCGGTGGACCACTTGCCGTGCGGCTGCCGCGATTGCTGTTCTTGAATACGTTGGTCGCGATCACGATAGGTCTTACCGTCGTCAATGTGATTCAGCCAGGGCAAGGCGCGGGACTCACACCACCACCTTCACATGAAGAGACCACGAAGACTGCCAATCCGCTCGCACTCTTTCTTGAAAACGTCCCCAAGAGTTTGCTGGGACCACTCGGCGACGACGGCAAGGTCATCGCCGTGATCTTCATTGCCGTGGCATTTGGCATGGCGCTCCGCAAGGAACGTGAGCGGCCAATTGGGACGGTGGGGCACCTTCTTGAATTATTTTTAGAATCCCTGATCACGATTCTGCATTGGATTATCGCGGTGGTGCCGCTTGCCGTCTTTGGCATCGTCGCCAGTATCGTGGGGACGGAGGGTTTCGTACAGTTCAAAGCATTGGGGGTCTTTGTCGTAAGCGTACTGCTCGGTCTGACGATTCAGGCGGCCTATTACCTCGTCCGTGTCCGATTCGGTTCGTGGGTGTCTCCTGGACAACTGCTGCGGGGTGGGCGAGATGCCTTGGTCATGGCGTTTTCCACGGCCAGCTCAACGGCCACGATGCCGGTGACCTATGCTGCCCTGAAAGATCGTGTGGGGTTGCGCGAGCAATCCGCCAGTATGGGAGCGTTGGTCGGTGCGAACTTCAACAATGATGGGACGGCACTCTACGAAGCGATGGCGGCACTCTTCGTCGCCCAAATGATTGGGATGGACCTGAGTCTTCAGCAGCAACTGATGGTGGTGCTGACGAGCATTATTGCGTCAGTGGGGGCTGCTGGGATTCCTGAAGCGGGTCTTGTGACGATGACCATGGTCTTTACGGCCGTTGGGTTACCTGTGCAGTACATTCCTATTCTCTTAACCGTTGATTGGTTTCTTGATCGCTGCCGCACGGCGATCAATGTGATGGGCGATATGAACGTCAGTTGTCTCTTGGATGGGAAACAGAGGAGGGAGACTTAG
- a CDS encoding DUF1269 domain-containing protein — protein MSELVCIAFKDSSTADRVLNELRAMESKYIFDLEDAVIVIRDMDGKVHLKQCVDVFGGATSHGVALGMLWGGLIGLLFFNPLAGLLGSLAGGASGGAVSLSASEFGLLSDYGIPDQFIKDLGSTIQRGTSAIFLLIRNADQDKLLTSFSRYEGTILKTSLSKEQEEKLRATLTHQHKQKIATA, from the coding sequence ATGAGTGAACTGGTTTGTATCGCGTTTAAGGACTCCAGCACTGCCGATCGAGTGCTCAACGAATTGCGCGCCATGGAATCAAAATATATCTTCGACCTGGAAGACGCCGTCATCGTCATTCGCGATATGGATGGCAAGGTCCACTTGAAACAGTGTGTCGATGTGTTCGGAGGCGCCACGTCTCATGGTGTCGCCCTGGGCATGTTATGGGGAGGGTTGATAGGCTTGTTGTTCTTTAACCCTCTCGCAGGCCTGTTGGGAAGCCTTGCGGGAGGAGCGAGTGGCGGAGCGGTCTCGTTGAGCGCCAGCGAGTTTGGACTCCTGAGCGACTATGGGATTCCCGATCAGTTCATCAAAGATTTGGGTAGCACGATCCAGAGAGGCACTTCCGCGATTTTTCTGTTGATCCGGAACGCTGACCAAGACAAGCTGCTGACGAGCTTCTCCCGATATGAAGGAACGATCCTCAAGACTTCACTCAGCAAGGAACAGGAAGAAAAACTGCGGGCAACTCTGACACACCAGCACAAACAAAAGATAGCTACAGCCTAG